From Streptomyces zhihengii, the proteins below share one genomic window:
- a CDS encoding phosphoribosyltransferase, with amino-acid sequence MSEVRENLTYEKFGGAIRELAQTIADDGYEPDVVLSIARGGVFVAGGLAYALDCKNIHLVNVEFYTGVGTTLEMPVMLAPVPNAIDFSNKKVLIADDVADTGKTLKLVHDFCLDHVAEVRSAVIYEKSHSLVKCEYVWKRTDEWINFPWSVEKPVVRRDGQVLDA; translated from the coding sequence ATGAGCGAGGTACGCGAGAATCTGACCTACGAGAAGTTCGGCGGGGCGATCCGCGAACTCGCGCAGACGATCGCCGACGACGGGTACGAACCCGATGTCGTGCTGTCGATCGCGCGGGGCGGGGTGTTCGTCGCGGGCGGGCTGGCGTACGCGCTGGACTGCAAGAACATCCACCTGGTCAACGTCGAGTTCTACACCGGCGTCGGGACCACCCTGGAGATGCCGGTCATGCTGGCGCCGGTCCCCAACGCGATCGACTTCTCCAACAAGAAGGTGCTGATCGCGGACGACGTCGCGGACACCGGCAAGACGCTGAAGCTGGTCCACGACTTCTGCCTCGACCATGTCGCCGAGGTCCGGTCCGCCGTGATCTACGAGAAGTCCCACTCGCTGGTGAAGTGCGAGTACGTCTGGAAGCGCACCGACGAGTGGATCAACTTCCCCTGGAGCGTGGAGAAGCCCGTCGTGCGCCGCGACGGCCAGGTCCTCGACGCGTAG